Below is a window of Aquarana catesbeiana isolate 2022-GZ linkage group LG11, ASM4218655v1, whole genome shotgun sequence DNA.
ttgctggcaccctgatgtgggtggcttgctggctgtcaccctgatgtgggtgggcttgctggctggcaccctgatgtaggtggcttgcttgctgtcaccctgatgtgggtgggttttctggctggcaccctgctgtgggtggactttgtggctcgCACCCTGccgtgggtggactttgtggctagcactctgctgtggctggcttgctggctggcaccctgctgtggctggcttgctggcttgcACCATGCTGTgcatgggcttgctggctggcaccctgatgtgggtgggcttgctggctggcaccctgatgtaggtggcttgcttgctgtcaccctgatgtgggtgggttttctggctggcaccctgctgtgggtggactttgtggctggcaccctgccgtgggtggactttgtggctggcactctgctgtggctggcttgctggctggcaccctgctgtggctggcttgctggcttgcACCATGTTGTgcatgggcttgctggctggcaccctgatgtgggtgggcttgctggctggcaccctgctgtgagtaggctttcttgctggcaccctgatgtgggtggcttgctggctggcaccctgatgtgggtgggcttgctggctggcaccctgatgtaggtggcttgcttgctgtcaccctgatgtgggtgggttttctggctggcaccctgctgtgggtggactttgtggctggcaccctgccgtgggtggactttgtggctggcactctgctgtggctggcttgctggctggcaccctgctgcaggtgggcttgctggctggcaccctaatgtgggtggctagctggctggcaccctcatgtgggtggactttgtggctggcaccctgctgtgggtggactttgtggctggcaccctgctgtgggtgggcatcttatggctggcactctgctgtggctggcttgctggctggcactctgctgtgggtggctcctctgtacagtgcaggttttttttgtttgattttcaaTCTTTGTTCATCTAGATtttctgaagatgatatcaatgtctttacagatgaactgtcctctccaaatttctcacgaatatatcggtatataggtcCAATCCAGGTAGTAGgtcacatcaagaactattgtccaaatatgaggaatcttcatcatcatgtccatccacccctttaaggggacgcagcggctggacaaacacagccctaatttgacaggtgtgcaggagtgggtgagtgATCCTAattgcacacaaattaggacctgtgttccccggctgcccggCTGCTCAGTCCCCATAGCGTAGCAtaggctgacagcaccctgctgttggtgggcttgctggttggcactctgctgtgggtggctcctctgtacagtgcagttttttttgtttgattttgaatctttgttcatctggatcttctgaagatgatatcaatgtctttacagatgaactgtcctctccaaatttctcatgaatatatcagTATATAGGTCCAAATCAGGTAGTAGgtcacatcaagaactattgtccaaatatgaggaatcttaatcatcatgtccatccacccctttaaggggacgcagcggctggacaaacacagccctaatttgacaggtgtgcaggagtgggtgagtgaccctgaatgcacacaaattaggacctgtgttccccggctgcccggctgctccgtccccatagcgtagcataggctgacagcaccctgctgttggtgggcttgctggttggcactctgctgtgggtggctcctctgtacagtgcagttttttttgtttgattttgaatctttgttcatctggatcttctgaagatgatatcaatgtccttacagatgaactgtcctctccaaatttctcatcACTATATCGGTATATAGGTCAAATCCGGGTATTAtgtcacatcaagaactattgtccaaatatgaggaatcttcatcatcatgtccatccacccctttaaggggacgcagcggctggacaaacacagccctaatttgacaggtgtgcaggagtgggtgagtgaccctcaatgcacacaaattaggacctaTGTTCCCCGGCTGCCCGGCTGCTCCATCCCCATAGCGTGACATAAgctgacagcaccctgctgttggtgggcttgctggttggcatcctgctgtgggtggcttgctggttgggACCATGATGTGGGTAGGATttttggctggcaccctgctgtgggtgggcttgctggctggcaccctgatgtaagtggcttgctggctggtacactgatgtgggtggcttgctggctggcaccctgctggcaCACACTGTCAACTAAACACTAAAGaatacacacaaaacacacactacacacaacacactacacaccacacacactatatgtTGACAGGCGTCCTCAGGACCAGTCGATGTTTAAGAATCCAGGAATGTATATTTTCTTTCCTGGAATGTCCAAAGCCTTTACATCTATCGCTGATGGGGGAAGTCGACAGTTTGTTTCTATGTCCAAGGgctgcaaaatgaaaaaacaaatatgagATTCTGTATTCATAGATCTCTGACCTGAGTAAATATCAGAATAttgcttaaagcccaattccagaaacAAGTATAAATTACCCTTgcagtatttgtgtgtgtgtgtgtgtgtgtgtgggggggggggggttgcctaggggtagaggaataaggcTTAATAATTTATTCCTTGCTTTGGACGGCCTTCATCTATGCAACCGATCCCTCACAGACCCTCTCTAAAGCTTTCCCAGCCACGGTCACATTCTCACCCCCTCACATACAACGTAGGACTGATAGGCCTGTATTGTACATGATGACGCAGAGGGGTTAGGGCTAGGTCCCTCTTTCTCTGCCCCTAGAGTTTACAAGCAATAAAGCATTAGAGTGCAGGGTGGGCTGGGGGTGGTGGTTGCCTACtgcgcaatttatttattttttgagttgggctttaacatcaaACAACTTCTTGAATACAACCTAAAACCTTCTTCCTCTTTCCATGCAGTGGAGGAGCAGATAGGATACAAATCTAGAAGCAAACAACATGTCTGGTCCCATGCCTTAAACCACATCATGATGGTCGAAGCCAAATGTCCTAGACACCCCAGACGTTGTATTATGAACCATTGCACCTTCTCACTTCAACTATCACTCCCAGCTGTGcatcattggggtttatttactaaaactggagagtgcaaaacctggtgcagctctgcatggtaaccaatcagctgactttttttttgccaaagcttta
It encodes the following:
- the LOC141111773 gene encoding uncharacterized protein gives rise to the protein MHNMVQASKPATAGCQPASQPQQSASHKVHPRQGASHKVHPQQGASQKTHPHQGDSKQATYIRVPASKPTHIRVPASKPMHSMVQASKPATAGCQPASQPQQSASHKVHPRQGASHKVHPQQGASQKTHPHQGDSKQATYIRVPASKPTHIRVTASKPPTSGCQQESLLTAGCQPASPCTAWCKPATAGCRPASQPQQSASHKVHPQQGARHKVHPQQGASQKTHPHQGDSKQATYIRVPASKPTHIRVPASKPPTSGCQPASHPHQGASKKALPLIERKKERKKERKKERKKERKKERKKERKKERKKERKKERKVN